A stretch of the Heterodontus francisci isolate sHetFra1 chromosome 10, sHetFra1.hap1, whole genome shotgun sequence genome encodes the following:
- the LOC137374677 gene encoding non-histone chromosomal protein HMG-14B-like isoform X2, protein MPKKPASDTVVDKSSPIQMQLRKRRMKPPSENPKKKLAAQKKTKARATKANPPQANQEAIDDSVPAENGERKSNEAPAAGENEAKSE, encoded by the exons ATGCCCAAGAAGCCG GCATCTGATACAGTAGTAGACAAA TCCTCACCAATACAAATGCAATTGAGGAAG AGACGTATGAaaccacccagtgaaaacccaaaaAAGAAACTGGCTGCTCAA AAAAAAACTAAGGCCAGAGCAACAAAAGCAAATCCCCCACAGGCTAATCAAGAAGCCATTGATGATTCTGTACCTGCAGAAAATGGTGAACGGAAAAGCAATGAG GCACCCGCTGCTGGAGAGAACGAAGCCAAGTCAGAATAA
- the LOC137374677 gene encoding non-histone chromosomal protein HMG-14-like isoform X3, whose amino-acid sequence MPKKPSSPIQMQLRKRRMKPPSENPKKKLAAQKKTKARATKANPPQANQEAIDDSVPAENGERKSNEAPAAGENEAKSE is encoded by the exons ATGCCCAAGAAGCCG TCCTCACCAATACAAATGCAATTGAGGAAG AGACGTATGAaaccacccagtgaaaacccaaaaAAGAAACTGGCTGCTCAA AAAAAAACTAAGGCCAGAGCAACAAAAGCAAATCCCCCACAGGCTAATCAAGAAGCCATTGATGATTCTGTACCTGCAGAAAATGGTGAACGGAAAAGCAATGAG GCACCCGCTGCTGGAGAGAACGAAGCCAAGTCAGAATAA
- the LOC137374677 gene encoding non-histone chromosomal protein HMG-14B-like isoform X1, whose amino-acid sequence MPKKPQASDTVVDKSSPIQMQLRKRRMKPPSENPKKKLAAQKKTKARATKANPPQANQEAIDDSVPAENGERKSNEAPAAGENEAKSE is encoded by the exons ATGCCCAAGAAGCCG CAGGCATCTGATACAGTAGTAGACAAA TCCTCACCAATACAAATGCAATTGAGGAAG AGACGTATGAaaccacccagtgaaaacccaaaaAAGAAACTGGCTGCTCAA AAAAAAACTAAGGCCAGAGCAACAAAAGCAAATCCCCCACAGGCTAATCAAGAAGCCATTGATGATTCTGTACCTGCAGAAAATGGTGAACGGAAAAGCAATGAG GCACCCGCTGCTGGAGAGAACGAAGCCAAGTCAGAATAA